In 'Nostoc azollae' 0708, the following are encoded in one genomic region:
- a CDS encoding C4-dicarboxylate ABC transporter, with product MIYLLNIFIYLLSPLGGVLSYCSLLRIAFDAIFGALLFLQCLLSLHMFLFMLPWIFSLRNFSL from the coding sequence ATGATTTATCTCTTGAATATCTTCATTTATCTGTTGAGTCCTCTGGGCGGTGTTCTTTCTTATTGCTCCTTATTGAGAATAGCTTTTGATGCTATTTTTGGTGCTTTACTGTTTCTCCAATGCCTTTTATCACTGCATATGTTTCTTTTTATGCTCCCTTGGATTTTTTCTCTCCGTAATTTCTCTCTGTAG
- a CDS encoding type II toxin-antitoxin system Phd/YefM family antitoxin produces MHIYTIAEASQKLSNLTEEPLKGEEIIIMKGNKPAVKLTPVFPVKIRPKSGSAKGIVTMADDFDEH; encoded by the coding sequence ATGCATATATATACTATAGCTGAAGCATCTCAAAAGTTATCTAACTTGACTGAAGAACCACTTAAAGGTGAAGAAATTATTATCATGAAAGGTAATAAACCTGCTGTAAAATTAACACCAGTATTCCCAGTTAAAATTCGTCCTAAATCTGGTAGTGCGAAGGGAATAGTAACAATGGCTGATGATTTTGATGAACATTAG